A window of the Parabacteroides merdae ATCC 43184 genome harbors these coding sequences:
- a CDS encoding efflux RND transporter permease subunit, whose product MVKFFINRPIFATVLALILVVAGLVTLHILPIAQYPEITPPTVQVSAFYPGADAETVAQTVGLPIEQQVNGVDGMLYMSSNSSSSGAYSLTITFAVGTDIDMATVMVQNRVSIAQSSLPEAVIVQGITTKKQSSNIVMMLTLSSRDSTYSGLYLSNYASLNMTDELTRLPGVGSVSVMGAGSYSMRIWLDPNAMRIRNLTPDMIFQAISTQNTQVSAGYVGQPIAKADNPFQYTLTVKGRLTTPEEFGNIILRTEEGGKILRLKDVARIELGSSSYNVTSKLKGQPSAAIAIYQLPGSNSLEVAKGVRAKMEQLAGNLPEGVVYDVTLDTTQVINASIDEVLVTFLETTALVILVIFLFLQNFRAVIIPCITIPVSLIGTLAVMSALGFSINTLTLFGLILAIAIVVDDAIVVVENSSRLMDTGKYTAREAVTEAMGEIVGPIVGVVLVLLAVFIPTTFISGISGQLYKQFALTIAAATVLSGFNSLTLTPALCALFLQANKEPKFFVFKAFNKVFGKTQKIYDDIVGRMLKNPFVTMVIFGIITAIAIVMFMRWPTTFIPEEDDGYFLISTQLPPAASLNRTEAVGKQIDKILDSYPEIKTYIGVNGFSIMGGGELSNAGTYFVILKNWNERKGKEHTASAVVNRFNREAYGIQEAQIFAMVPPAIPGLGASGGLQLQLEDRNNLVPTEMQHAIETLQATYRSKPQLLSLSSMYQANVPQYNLAIDRDKVQLLGLQLNQVFATLSYYMGAAYVNDFVEFGRIYQVKIEANDQAQKVIDDVLHLSLENNSGKMVPFSAFTEVKEQLGLDQINLYNMYKSASITCIANPKYSSGEAIQAMEELVQEQLGNNFGYEWTSVAYQETKAGSTTMLVFAMALLVAFLVLSAQYESWTSPIAAIMGLPIALLGAILGCFVMGVPVSIYTQIGIILLIALSAKNGILIVEFARDYHKAGNPIRESALEAGHIRLRPILMTSFAFVLGVMPLLFATGAGARSRLSLGAAVVFGMAVNTIFATMFIPGFYELMQLFQEKVLDKFSRKQK is encoded by the coding sequence ATGGTAAAATTCTTCATAAACAGACCGATATTCGCTACCGTCCTCGCCCTGATCCTGGTGGTAGCCGGATTGGTCACGCTACACATACTTCCCATCGCGCAATATCCGGAAATCACGCCGCCGACCGTACAGGTATCGGCTTTCTACCCAGGTGCGGATGCGGAAACAGTAGCGCAGACCGTAGGATTGCCCATCGAACAACAGGTAAACGGTGTAGACGGCATGCTTTATATGAGTTCCAATTCATCCAGTTCCGGAGCCTATTCACTGACCATCACGTTCGCTGTCGGTACGGATATCGACATGGCGACCGTCATGGTGCAGAACCGTGTCAGCATTGCACAAAGCAGTCTGCCGGAAGCCGTGATCGTACAAGGCATCACCACCAAGAAGCAATCGTCCAACATCGTTATGATGCTGACGCTAAGCTCCCGTGACTCCACTTACAGCGGGCTGTACCTGAGCAACTACGCCAGCCTCAACATGACGGACGAACTGACGCGTCTGCCGGGTGTCGGCTCCGTCAGTGTCATGGGAGCCGGAAGCTACAGCATGCGTATATGGCTCGATCCGAACGCCATGCGCATCCGCAACCTCACGCCGGATATGATCTTCCAGGCGATCTCGACACAGAACACACAGGTTTCGGCCGGTTACGTCGGGCAACCGATAGCCAAAGCCGACAATCCGTTCCAATACACACTGACGGTAAAAGGCCGTTTGACGACTCCGGAAGAATTCGGGAACATCATCCTCCGTACGGAAGAGGGCGGCAAGATACTCCGCTTGAAAGATGTCGCCCGTATCGAATTAGGCAGTTCTTCCTACAATGTCACCTCCAAACTGAAAGGACAGCCGAGTGCCGCCATAGCCATTTACCAACTCCCCGGTTCCAATTCGCTGGAAGTGGCCAAAGGGGTACGGGCCAAAATGGAACAGTTGGCAGGCAACCTCCCGGAAGGCGTCGTCTATGATGTGACACTGGACACGACACAGGTAATCAATGCCTCCATCGACGAAGTGCTCGTCACTTTCCTGGAGACGACAGCCCTCGTCATACTGGTTATCTTCCTGTTCCTCCAGAATTTCCGTGCCGTTATCATCCCCTGCATCACCATCCCCGTCTCCCTGATCGGAACACTGGCGGTCATGTCGGCCTTAGGATTCTCGATCAATACGTTGACCTTGTTCGGGTTGATCCTGGCCATCGCGATCGTGGTGGATGATGCGATCGTGGTGGTGGAAAACTCGTCGCGGCTGATGGATACGGGGAAATATACCGCCCGTGAAGCCGTGACCGAAGCTATGGGTGAAATTGTCGGCCCGATCGTAGGCGTCGTGCTGGTATTGCTGGCGGTCTTTATCCCGACGACCTTCATCAGCGGTATCTCCGGCCAATTATACAAACAATTTGCCCTGACAATCGCTGCCGCCACCGTCTTAAGCGGGTTCAACTCGCTGACGCTTACGCCGGCCCTGTGCGCCCTGTTCCTGCAAGCGAACAAAGAACCGAAATTCTTTGTATTCAAAGCCTTCAACAAGGTGTTCGGCAAAACCCAGAAAATATATGACGACATCGTCGGCCGCATGCTGAAGAACCCGTTTGTCACGATGGTGATATTCGGGATCATAACGGCCATTGCCATCGTCATGTTTATGCGTTGGCCGACCACTTTCATCCCGGAAGAGGATGACGGTTATTTCCTGATATCCACCCAGCTCCCGCCGGCAGCCAGCCTGAACCGTACGGAAGCAGTCGGAAAGCAGATCGACAAGATCCTCGACAGCTATCCTGAAATCAAGACCTATATCGGAGTAAACGGTTTCTCTATCATGGGTGGCGGCGAACTCTCGAACGCAGGGACCTATTTCGTGATCCTGAAAAACTGGAACGAACGAAAAGGCAAAGAACATACCGCCTCGGCTGTCGTAAACCGTTTCAACCGCGAAGCCTACGGCATCCAGGAAGCACAGATATTCGCAATGGTCCCCCCTGCAATCCCCGGATTGGGAGCTTCGGGAGGCCTGCAACTCCAATTGGAAGACCGTAATAATCTGGTCCCGACGGAGATGCAGCATGCTATCGAAACACTGCAAGCCACGTACCGGAGCAAGCCGCAATTGCTCAGCCTTTCGAGCATGTACCAAGCCAACGTCCCCCAGTATAACCTGGCTATCGACCGCGACAAGGTGCAATTGCTCGGCCTGCAGCTCAACCAGGTTTTTGCGACTCTAAGCTACTATATGGGAGCCGCCTATGTAAACGACTTCGTCGAATTCGGGCGTATCTACCAGGTAAAGATCGAGGCCAACGACCAAGCTCAAAAAGTTATAGACGATGTGTTGCACCTGAGTCTCGAAAACAATTCCGGCAAAATGGTTCCTTTCTCCGCTTTTACAGAGGTGAAGGAGCAGTTGGGACTGGATCAGATCAACCTGTATAATATGTATAAGTCGGCATCCATCACCTGCATAGCCAATCCGAAATATAGCTCCGGTGAAGCGATCCAGGCTATGGAAGAGCTCGTACAAGAGCAGTTAGGCAATAATTTCGGATATGAATGGACATCCGTCGCTTACCAGGAAACGAAAGCAGGCTCCACCACCATGCTCGTCTTTGCAATGGCTCTTTTGGTCGCCTTCCTGGTTCTTTCGGCCCAGTATGAAAGTTGGACAAGCCCGATCGCCGCCATCATGGGACTTCCGATCGCCCTGTTAGGGGCCATTTTGGGTTGTTTCGTCATGGGCGTGCCGGTCAGCATCTATACACAAATCGGTATCATCCTGCTGATCGCCCTCTCTGCGAAGAACGGCATCCTGATTGTCGAATTTGCCCGTGACTACCATAAGGCCGGCAATCCGATACGCGAATCCGCACTCGAAGCCGGCCATATCCGTCTGCGTCCGATCCTGATGACTTCATTCGCATTCGTCTTAGGGGTGATGCCTCTGCTGTTTGCAACAGGAGCCGGAGCGAGAAGCCGTCTATCCTTAGGAGCGGCAGTCGTATTCGGCATGGCGGTAAACACCATTTTTGCAACGATGTTTATCCCCGGCTTCTACGAGTTGATGCAGTTATTCCAGGAAAAGGTATTGGACAAATTCAGCCGGAAACAGAAATAA
- a CDS encoding efflux RND transporter periplasmic adaptor subunit produces MKTAIKIGMMGLSIVLLAGCKEKSHQTEMPAPSISVAMPVVRDITLTKDYPGYLSSDRMVNLVARVNGYLQSSQLVPGAKVKKGDLIFVIEPEVYQNNVTQAEAALNTAKAQVEYARSNYERMKEAAKSGAVSQIQVLQAESTAAEMEASVHNAEAALKTARTNLGYCYIRAPYDGRVTRASYDVGNYINGAVQPVTLATLYKDDIMYANFNIEDNQFMRMKMIADQNDPNVKMPTHVSIRLGQDGRQSYTGTLDYLSPNVDLSTGTLNVRANLENKDGELKSGLYVTITLPYSEQKDAVLVRDASIGTDQLGKFLYIVNDSNIVRYRHIEPGQLVDDTLRQVISGIRPDERYVTTALLKVRDGMSIKPIK; encoded by the coding sequence ATGAAGACTGCTATTAAAATAGGGATGATGGGATTGTCCATCGTCCTGCTTGCCGGATGTAAAGAGAAAAGTCACCAGACGGAGATGCCGGCTCCTTCCATAAGCGTCGCGATGCCGGTCGTGCGAGATATCACGCTGACAAAAGACTATCCGGGCTATTTGAGTTCCGACCGCATGGTCAACCTGGTAGCACGCGTGAACGGATATCTGCAATCCTCGCAACTCGTGCCGGGCGCCAAAGTGAAGAAAGGCGACCTGATATTCGTGATCGAACCGGAAGTGTACCAAAATAATGTCACCCAGGCGGAAGCCGCGCTAAACACGGCAAAGGCCCAGGTCGAATATGCCCGCAGCAACTACGAACGCATGAAAGAAGCAGCCAAAAGCGGGGCTGTCAGCCAAATACAGGTCTTGCAGGCCGAATCGACCGCAGCGGAAATGGAGGCATCCGTGCATAATGCCGAAGCTGCTTTGAAAACAGCCCGGACCAACTTGGGCTATTGCTACATCCGGGCTCCCTACGACGGGCGTGTCACCCGTGCAAGCTATGATGTGGGCAACTATATCAACGGCGCTGTCCAACCCGTCACATTGGCTACATTATACAAAGACGACATCATGTACGCCAACTTCAATATCGAAGACAACCAGTTCATGCGGATGAAAATGATTGCCGACCAGAACGATCCGAACGTCAAGATGCCTACCCATGTTTCCATACGCCTCGGACAGGACGGACGGCAAAGTTATACCGGGACACTCGACTACCTCTCTCCCAACGTCGACCTGTCGACCGGTACGCTGAACGTCCGCGCCAATCTCGAAAATAAAGACGGCGAATTGAAAAGCGGGCTGTATGTTACAATCACCTTGCCCTACAGCGAACAGAAAGACGCTGTCCTCGTGCGCGACGCCTCTATCGGGACCGACCAGTTGGGAAAATTCCTCTATATAGTGAACGACTCGAACATCGTGCGCTACCGCCACATCGAACCCGGGCAGTTGGTGGACGATACGCTCCGGCAGGTCATCAGCGGTATCCGCCCCGACGAACGGTATGTGACAACCGCCCTGCTGAAAGTCAGAGACGGTATGAGTATTAAGCCTATAAAATAA